A genomic segment from Deltaproteobacteria bacterium encodes:
- the greA gene encoding transcription elongation factor GreA, with protein sequence MADHDGSVPMTARGHQQLLEDLQRLKSVERPRNVRDIEEARAHGDLSENAEYHAAKDRQSLLDVQIRELEDRIARAQIIDISKLSGDKIVFGATVKLVDDDTDEDVVYQIVGEHEAEPKEGRISLGSPVARSLIGRRVGDLVEVRTPAGVRNFEVLDVSFIE encoded by the coding sequence ATGGCAGACCACGACGGCTCCGTGCCCATGACGGCGCGTGGGCATCAGCAATTGCTGGAGGATCTCCAGCGCCTCAAGTCGGTTGAACGTCCCAGGAACGTCCGCGACATCGAGGAGGCCCGCGCCCACGGCGACCTGTCGGAGAACGCCGAGTATCACGCCGCCAAGGACCGCCAGTCCCTGCTCGACGTTCAGATCCGCGAGCTCGAGGACAGGATCGCGCGCGCGCAGATCATCGACATTTCCAAGCTTTCCGGCGACAAGATCGTGTTCGGCGCCACCGTCAAGCTCGTGGACGACGACACCGACGAGGACGTCGTCTACCAGATCGTGGGCGAGCACGAAGCCGAGCCCAAGGAGGGAAGGATTTCCCTGGGGTCTCCGGTGGCACGGTCGCTGATCGGACGGCGCGTGGGCGACCTGGTGGAGGTGCGCACGCCCGCGGGCGTACGGAACTTCGAGGTCCTGGACGTCTCCTTCATCGAATAG